In bacterium, one DNA window encodes the following:
- the malQ gene encoding 4-alpha-glucanotransferase, which yields MTMAANEIRQLRRLAALHRIQTSYLDMHGQRRYAAPESLLGTLQAVGASVDGLADATEAIRHRREELLARWVAPVIVAWDGDPGQLVIRLPLEPGTSHAIGARLQYTLHLENGDIWSGHLPVEPLPTQRFVRWGAGMAAVKSFMPPRRLPLGYHRLTVLIGARAFQATVIAAPTRAYPHPDGRRRWGIFAPIYALHSVRDWGAGDFTDAEALVAWVGEQGGSLFGTLPFLSSYLDTPCDPSPYTPISRLFWNEFFVDVTRLPELGQSPAAQELAGAAEFRRALEGLKRERLVDYRSTMRMKSAVLRVLAQEVAAAQGTRYEAVRYHAERHPELARYARFRAATARLGRVWTEWPDNLRAGDIPDGFSDPGEAFYHQYVQLIADEQIEALAKRCVSDSVELYLDYPLGTHPQGFDTWRFQGLFAHKATVGAPPDPVFTTGQDWGFHPLLPEAQRRDGYRYFAAGLRHQLRHAGILRIDHVMGLHRMYWIPKGAHKSEGVYVHSPAAELYAVLTLESHRAQCALVGENLGIVPGYVNDGMTRHGLIGMNVAYWEIAADPEGALQRMAARPNTVASLNTHDMFPFAAFWHGLDADRRAELGMISADQADLERWLRGELRGRLTGYLREHGFAIKGEEDTDGALRGILTLLSRSRAEWVLLNLEDLWLETSPQNIPDTVNEHPNWRQKARYSIEEILRDERIAAILKLVRDARGGG from the coding sequence ATGACGATGGCCGCCAACGAGATACGACAACTCCGCCGTCTGGCCGCCCTGCACCGCATCCAGACATCCTACCTGGACATGCATGGCCAGCGCCGTTATGCCGCGCCGGAATCGCTGTTGGGGACTCTGCAGGCGGTGGGCGCGTCGGTCGATGGACTGGCCGATGCGACGGAGGCGATTCGACATCGACGCGAGGAATTGCTGGCGCGTTGGGTGGCGCCCGTGATCGTGGCCTGGGATGGCGATCCCGGGCAGCTGGTCATCCGGCTGCCGCTGGAGCCGGGGACTTCGCATGCGATCGGCGCGCGTCTGCAGTACACGCTGCATTTGGAAAATGGCGACATCTGGTCGGGGCATCTGCCGGTCGAGCCGTTGCCGACCCAGCGGTTTGTGCGCTGGGGCGCGGGGATGGCGGCGGTCAAATCATTCATGCCGCCGCGCCGCTTGCCGCTGGGTTATCACCGGCTCACGGTGTTGATCGGGGCGCGCGCGTTTCAGGCGACCGTGATTGCCGCGCCCACACGCGCCTACCCGCATCCCGATGGGCGGCGCCGGTGGGGGATCTTCGCGCCGATCTATGCTCTGCATTCCGTCCGCGATTGGGGCGCCGGGGATTTCACCGATGCCGAGGCGCTGGTCGCCTGGGTGGGCGAGCAGGGCGGATCGCTTTTCGGTACGTTGCCGTTTCTGTCGTCGTATCTGGACACACCCTGTGATCCGAGCCCATACACGCCGATCTCGCGGCTTTTCTGGAATGAGTTCTTCGTCGACGTGACCCGTTTGCCGGAGCTGGGCCAGTCGCCCGCGGCACAGGAGCTGGCCGGGGCGGCCGAGTTTCGGCGCGCTTTGGAGGGTCTCAAGCGCGAGCGGCTGGTCGATTACCGTTCGACCATGCGGATGAAAAGCGCAGTGCTGCGGGTGCTGGCGCAGGAGGTGGCCGCGGCACAGGGGACCCGCTACGAGGCGGTGCGTTATCACGCCGAACGTCACCCGGAATTGGCGCGCTATGCCCGTTTCCGTGCCGCCACCGCGCGTCTGGGACGAGTCTGGACAGAATGGCCAGACAACCTCCGCGCCGGCGATATCCCCGATGGATTCAGCGACCCGGGCGAGGCGTTCTATCACCAGTACGTCCAATTGATCGCCGATGAACAGATCGAAGCGCTGGCGAAACGGTGCGTGTCCGACAGCGTCGAACTGTATCTCGACTATCCGCTGGGCACGCATCCGCAGGGATTCGACACTTGGCGCTTCCAGGGGTTGTTTGCGCACAAGGCCACGGTGGGCGCGCCGCCCGATCCGGTGTTTACCACCGGGCAGGATTGGGGCTTTCACCCTCTGCTGCCGGAGGCGCAGCGCCGCGACGGGTATCGCTACTTCGCCGCGGGATTGCGTCATCAGCTGCGGCACGCCGGCATCCTGCGCATCGACCACGTCATGGGGTTGCATCGGATGTACTGGATTCCCAAGGGCGCGCACAAGTCCGAGGGCGTGTACGTGCATTCGCCGGCGGCGGAACTGTATGCCGTCCTGACGTTGGAATCGCATCGGGCGCAATGCGCGCTGGTCGGCGAGAACCTTGGGATTGTGCCGGGGTATGTGAATGATGGCATGACGCGTCATGGACTGATCGGCATGAATGTCGCGTATTGGGAGATCGCCGCCGATCCGGAGGGAGCGTTGCAGCGGATGGCGGCGCGTCCGAACACGGTGGCCAGTCTCAACACGCACGACATGTTTCCGTTTGCGGCGTTCTGGCACGGGCTGGATGCCGACCGTCGGGCGGAGCTGGGAATGATCAGCGCCGACCAGGCCGACCTCGAGCGCTGGCTGCGGGGCGAGCTGCGCGGGCGTCTCACCGGTTACCTGCGCGAGCATGGTTTTGCCATCAAGGGCGAGGAGGATACCGACGGGGCGTTGCGCGGCATCCTGACCCTGCTGTCGCGCAGCCGGGCGGAATGGGTGCTCCTGAACCTGGAGGATCTGTGGCTGGAAACCTCGCCGCAAAACATCCCCGACACGGTGAATGAGCATCCCAATTGGCGGCAAAAAGCGCGTTATTCCATCGAGGAGATCCTCCGCGATGAGCGGATCGCCGCCATCCTGAAGTTGGTGCGCGATGCGCGCGGCGGGGGGTGA
- the glgB gene encoding 1,4-alpha-glucan branching protein GlgB encodes MDLHLINEGTHERLYEKLGAHPVVIDGTAGVHFAVWAPDAISVSVIGDFNGWDNRRHPLYPREQSGVWEGFIPGLGHGTLYKYHIVSRYHGYRKDKSDPFARFCEVPPRTASIVWNLDYEWHDADWMLERGNRQSLRSPISIYEVHLGSWQRRPEDGGRSLGYREIAEPLANHVAKLGFTHVEFLPLMEHPFYGSWGYQITGYFAPTSRYGTPQDFMYLIDYLHQRGIGVILDWVPSHFPGDDHGLAYFDGTHLFEHAYPQKGFHPDWKSWIFNYGRHEVAAFLISSALFWLDKYHIDGLRVDAVASMLYLDYSRKEGEWMPNEFGGRENLEAIRFLRRFNEAVYRNFPDVQTFAEESTAWPSVSRPTYLGGLGFGMKWDMGWMHDTLTYFTKDPIHRKYHHNELTFRMVYAFTENFVLPLSHDEVTHGKGSLLSKMPGADDWQKFAELRLLYGYMFSQPGKKLLFMGAEIGQWSEWNHDSSLDWHLLQYPPHQGIERWLADLNRLYRSHPALHEREFDDQGFSWIDCNDAASSILSFFRHGSPGAKPILVLANFTPVPRTDYRVGVPAGGAWRELLNSDAQVYGGSGMGNLGVVQARSEPSHERPYSLVLTLPPLGIVFLTPAD; translated from the coding sequence ATGGACCTGCACTTGATCAACGAGGGGACGCACGAGCGGCTCTACGAGAAACTCGGCGCGCATCCGGTGGTGATCGACGGGACCGCGGGTGTGCACTTTGCGGTCTGGGCGCCCGATGCGATCTCGGTCAGCGTCATCGGCGACTTCAACGGCTGGGACAACCGGCGCCACCCGCTTTATCCGCGCGAGCAATCGGGCGTCTGGGAGGGGTTCATCCCCGGCCTCGGGCATGGCACGCTGTACAAGTACCACATCGTGTCGCGTTATCACGGGTACCGGAAGGATAAGAGCGATCCGTTCGCGCGGTTCTGCGAAGTGCCGCCGCGCACGGCGTCGATTGTCTGGAACCTTGACTACGAGTGGCACGACGCCGACTGGATGCTCGAGCGCGGGAACCGTCAGTCGCTGCGTTCGCCGATTTCGATCTATGAAGTGCACCTGGGGTCGTGGCAGCGGCGTCCCGAGGACGGCGGCCGGTCGCTCGGCTACCGCGAGATCGCCGAGCCGCTGGCCAATCATGTCGCCAAGCTCGGCTTTACGCATGTCGAGTTCCTGCCGTTGATGGAGCACCCGTTCTACGGCTCCTGGGGGTATCAGATCACCGGCTACTTCGCCCCGACGTCGCGTTACGGCACGCCGCAGGATTTCATGTACCTGATCGATTATCTGCACCAGCGCGGGATCGGCGTCATTCTTGACTGGGTGCCGTCGCATTTTCCCGGCGACGATCACGGGCTGGCGTATTTTGACGGCACGCATCTGTTCGAGCACGCCTACCCGCAGAAGGGATTTCATCCCGACTGGAAAAGCTGGATTTTCAACTACGGCCGTCATGAGGTGGCCGCCTTTCTCATTTCGAGCGCGCTGTTCTGGCTGGACAAGTATCACATCGACGGGCTACGGGTGGACGCGGTGGCCTCGATGCTGTATCTGGACTATTCGCGCAAGGAGGGCGAGTGGATGCCCAACGAGTTCGGCGGGCGCGAGAACCTCGAGGCGATCCGGTTTCTGCGGCGGTTCAACGAGGCGGTCTACCGCAACTTCCCCGACGTCCAGACCTTCGCGGAGGAATCGACCGCCTGGCCGTCGGTGTCGCGTCCGACCTACCTGGGCGGGCTGGGATTCGGCATGAAGTGGGACATGGGGTGGATGCACGACACCCTGACCTACTTCACCAAGGATCCGATCCACCGCAAGTACCATCACAACGAGCTGACCTTCCGCATGGTGTACGCGTTCACCGAGAATTTCGTGCTGCCGCTGTCGCACGATGAGGTGACGCACGGCAAGGGATCGCTGCTGTCGAAGATGCCGGGGGCCGACGACTGGCAGAAGTTCGCCGAGTTGCGCCTGCTCTACGGCTACATGTTTTCCCAGCCGGGGAAGAAGCTGCTGTTCATGGGAGCGGAGATCGGCCAGTGGAGCGAGTGGAATCACGACAGCAGTCTGGACTGGCATCTGCTGCAGTATCCGCCGCATCAGGGGATCGAGCGGTGGCTGGCCGATTTGAACCGTCTGTACCGTTCGCATCCGGCGTTGCACGAGCGCGAGTTTGACGACCAGGGATTCTCCTGGATCGACTGCAACGACGCGGCCTCGAGCATTCTGTCGTTTTTCCGCCATGGATCTCCCGGCGCTAAGCCGATCCTGGTGCTGGCCAATTTCACGCCGGTGCCGCGGACCGACTACCGTGTGGGTGTCCCCGCCGGCGGGGCCTGGCGCGAATTGCTCAACAGCGACGCGCAGGTTTACGGCGGCAGCGGCATGGGCAACCTTGGCGTGGTGCAGGCGCGTTCGGAGCCGTCGCACGAGCGTCCGTATTCACTGGTTTTGACACTCCCGCCTTTGGGCATCGTTTTTCTTACCCCCGCCGATTGA
- a CDS encoding DUF3536 domain-containing protein — translation MSTQRFVCIHGHFYQPARENPWTGTVPLAPDAYPFHDWNARITAESYGPNGWSQVRDAMGRVAEVVNNYERINFNFGPTLLSWLATNSREVYEAILAADRASAARFGGHGSAIAQGYNHLILPLANRRDKRTQVLWGIGDFVHRFGRQPEGMWLPETAVDLETLDILAQQGIAYTILAPRQIAATRAPGESAWVENVNESVDPRHPYRVELPSGRSIAVFVYHGALARAVAFERLLANGEHFAAALLGVFLPGRPQPQLAHIATDGETYGHHHTFGDMALAYALRTIEREGGVRLTNYGEFLRLHPPTHTARILENTSWSCAHGVERWRSDCGCASGAHPDWNQAWRAPLREALDWLRDEIAPRFEAELAGVVRDPWEARDEYIALILRPEPAAEKEYLTRHQARRLTTTLRRRILGSMRMQRHLMLMYSSCGWFFDDIAGVEATMILRQAGWVIQQARAHYQIDLLPGVLERLRPAVSNDPDAGDGAKVFLRACPELQQTALI, via the coding sequence ATGTCGACGCAACGCTTTGTCTGCATCCACGGGCACTTCTATCAACCGGCGCGGGAGAATCCGTGGACCGGCACGGTGCCGCTGGCGCCGGACGCGTACCCGTTCCACGACTGGAACGCGCGGATCACGGCGGAATCGTACGGCCCCAATGGCTGGTCGCAGGTCCGCGACGCGATGGGGCGGGTCGCCGAGGTCGTCAACAACTACGAGCGGATCAACTTCAACTTCGGGCCGACGTTGCTGTCCTGGCTGGCCACGAACAGCCGCGAGGTGTATGAAGCGATTCTCGCCGCCGACCGTGCGAGCGCGGCGCGTTTTGGCGGGCACGGCTCGGCGATCGCGCAGGGGTACAATCACCTGATCCTGCCGCTGGCGAATCGGCGCGACAAGCGGACGCAGGTCCTCTGGGGGATTGGCGATTTCGTCCACCGCTTTGGACGACAGCCCGAAGGGATGTGGCTGCCGGAGACGGCGGTCGATCTGGAGACGCTCGACATCCTCGCGCAGCAGGGAATCGCCTACACGATCCTCGCGCCGCGGCAGATTGCGGCAACACGGGCGCCAGGCGAATCGGCCTGGGTTGAGAATGTCAACGAGAGCGTCGATCCCCGACACCCCTACCGTGTCGAGTTGCCGTCGGGACGCAGCATTGCAGTGTTCGTCTATCATGGCGCGCTGGCGCGGGCGGTGGCCTTCGAGCGATTGCTTGCCAACGGCGAGCATTTCGCGGCGGCGCTGCTGGGCGTGTTTCTGCCGGGACGGCCCCAGCCGCAATTGGCGCACATCGCCACCGACGGCGAGACCTACGGCCACCATCACACCTTCGGCGACATGGCGCTGGCGTATGCGTTGCGGACGATCGAGCGGGAGGGGGGCGTCCGTCTGACCAACTACGGCGAGTTCCTTCGGTTGCATCCGCCGACGCACACCGCGCGCATTCTCGAGAACACCTCTTGGAGCTGCGCCCACGGCGTGGAGCGCTGGCGCAGCGACTGCGGCTGCGCCTCGGGCGCGCATCCCGACTGGAACCAGGCCTGGCGGGCGCCATTGCGCGAGGCGCTCGACTGGCTGCGCGATGAGATTGCGCCGCGTTTCGAAGCCGAATTGGCGGGTGTGGTCCGTGACCCGTGGGAGGCGCGCGATGAATACATCGCGCTCATTCTGCGTCCGGAGCCGGCAGCCGAGAAAGAGTACCTAACCCGGCATCAGGCGCGGCGGCTGACGACCACACTGCGGCGTCGCATCCTCGGTAGCATGCGGATGCAGCGGCATCTGATGCTGATGTATTCCAGTTGCGGCTGGTTCTTCGATGACATCGCCGGGGTCGAGGCCACGATGATCCTAAGGCAGGCCGGGTGGGTGATCCAGCAGGCGCGCGCGCACTACCAGATCGACCTGCTTCCCGGTGTGCTGGAACGGTTGCGTCCGGCAGTGAGCAACGATCCCGACGCGGGTGATGGCGCCAAGGTCTTCCTGCGGGCCTGTCCGGAATTGCAGCAGACGGCGTTGATTTAA
- a CDS encoding DUF1579 domain-containing protein has translation MTGRTGLGCLLVVTALISIRPALAQSDKAPAQDADMAAMMQEFHKWADPGAMHKHLEKLAGTWTVVMKMTMDPSAPPVESKGTCSSAFVIGGRWLRQEFKGEMMGMPYEGIGMIGYDNFRQEYVCTWADNMTTAMLRLTGTCNEAGTEFTLSGTMDQPMTGERDKKFRHVWKFTGTDTYTMDMYDTIPGKGEVMVMALEFTRVK, from the coding sequence ATGACGGGTCGTACGGGATTGGGGTGTTTGCTGGTCGTGACGGCGTTGATATCGATCCGCCCGGCTTTGGCGCAATCGGACAAGGCCCCGGCGCAGGATGCCGACATGGCGGCCATGATGCAGGAATTTCACAAGTGGGCCGATCCGGGCGCGATGCACAAGCACTTGGAGAAACTGGCGGGCACGTGGACGGTGGTGATGAAGATGACCATGGACCCGAGCGCGCCGCCGGTGGAGTCGAAGGGGACCTGTTCGAGCGCCTTTGTGATCGGTGGACGGTGGTTGCGTCAGGAGTTTAAGGGCGAGATGATGGGGATGCCATACGAGGGCATCGGGATGATCGGCTACGACAATTTCCGTCAGGAATATGTCTGCACTTGGGCGGACAACATGACCACGGCGATGCTGCGGCTGACCGGGACCTGCAATGAAGCGGGCACGGAATTCACGCTGAGCGGGACCATGGATCAACCGATGACCGGCGAACGCGACAAGAAGTTCCGTCATGTCTGGAAGTTCACCGGGACTGACACCTATACGATGGACATGTACGACACCATCCCGGGCAAAGGTGAAGTGATGGTCATGGCACTGGAGTTTACCCGCGTGAAGTAA
- a CDS encoding DUF1579 domain-containing protein — translation MKRAVFTAVVMALLLAPGLAAAQESKAPEMDSAMAAMWAEWAKYANPVAEHKLMEKQVGQWTYVSRMWMDPNAPATESKGTCEVTPLLGGRFFRTDYHGNMMGEPFEGIAIVGYDIAKKMYTGVWMDNFGTMMMTYSGTCNADGSECVYKATLDDPVMKVTKNVREVCRWTGPDTWVLEWYESWPGQEERKGMEITHTRVK, via the coding sequence ATGAAACGAGCAGTGTTCACAGCCGTCGTGATGGCGCTGTTGTTGGCGCCCGGACTGGCTGCCGCGCAGGAGAGCAAGGCCCCGGAGATGGACTCCGCGATGGCCGCGATGTGGGCCGAGTGGGCCAAGTATGCCAATCCCGTCGCCGAGCACAAGTTGATGGAAAAGCAGGTCGGCCAGTGGACCTATGTGTCCAGGATGTGGATGGACCCAAACGCCCCGGCCACCGAGTCGAAGGGCACCTGCGAGGTGACGCCGCTTCTCGGCGGACGGTTCTTTCGGACCGACTATCACGGCAACATGATGGGCGAGCCGTTCGAAGGGATCGCCATTGTCGGCTACGACATCGCCAAGAAGATGTACACCGGGGTCTGGATGGACAACTTTGGCACCATGATGATGACCTATTCCGGGACCTGCAACGCCGATGGTTCGGAGTGCGTCTACAAGGCGACCCTCGACGATCCGGTCATGAAGGTGACCAAGAACGTGCGGGAGGTCTGCCGCTGGACCGGCCCGGACACCTGGGTGTTGGAATGGTATGAGTCCTGGCCGGGCCAGGAGGAACGCAAGGGCATGGAAATCACGCACACGCGCGTGAAATAA
- a CDS encoding response regulator transcription factor yields MRTLTMLMAGGKKILVIEDERDIGDLVVHLLQKEGFVAARIGDGRTGLARIDAELPDLVILDLMLPGLDGLEVCRRVRQSERTMLIPIIMLTSKAEESDKVVGLEMGADDYLTKPFSNKELVARVKSMLRRVERNEKPQTAFQYGTLSLDRNRFEVTDNGQPVTLTAKEFGLLEAFMRGRGRILTRDYLLNTVWGYDYFGSTRTVDVHVRHLRDKIPMLASAIQTIKNIGYKLREEP; encoded by the coding sequence GTGCGTACATTGACGATGCTCATGGCCGGCGGGAAAAAGATTCTCGTCATTGAGGACGAACGCGATATCGGCGATCTGGTGGTGCACCTCCTTCAGAAGGAAGGGTTTGTGGCCGCGCGGATCGGCGACGGTCGGACCGGGTTGGCGCGCATCGACGCCGAACTGCCCGATCTGGTCATCCTCGATTTGATGTTGCCCGGGCTCGACGGGCTGGAAGTCTGCCGCCGGGTGCGTCAGAGCGAGCGTACGATGTTGATTCCGATCATCATGCTGACTTCGAAGGCGGAGGAGTCGGACAAGGTGGTCGGGTTGGAGATGGGCGCGGACGATTACCTCACCAAGCCGTTTTCGAACAAGGAGCTGGTGGCGCGGGTCAAATCGATGTTGCGGCGCGTGGAGCGCAACGAGAAGCCGCAGACGGCTTTTCAGTACGGAACGTTGTCGCTGGACCGTAACCGATTCGAGGTGACCGACAACGGTCAGCCGGTGACGTTGACGGCCAAGGAATTCGGGCTGCTGGAGGCCTTCATGCGCGGCCGGGGACGGATCCTGACGCGCGATTATCTGCTGAACACGGTCTGGGGATATGATTATTTTGGGTCGACGCGGACGGTGGATGTGCACGTGAGACATCTGCGCGACAAAATCCCGATGCTGGCGTCGGCGATCCAGACGATCAAGAACATCGGGTACAAACTCCGCGAAGAACCGTAA
- a CDS encoding ATP-binding protein, which yields MADTRRMGALWRRTWPFIAVGAVSILVAGFFISRQIQKQYLRQAHERLEREAAVLAQTASMLFRLDNAPLWHQQAREWHRLLDVRVTVIDSSGHVISDSDWPEDSAALWSGQVSAAAPAESVGEDRWAIGYSPVWNAELLYATKLVMLDGRTVGAIRLAIPLSALEGLKSDVRRMLITILIITGLLLLAISVWVGNSIRRPLARLAQTAARYSRGDWDARVPVDPYRSSDEFSELAHDFNRMADEVELRFLQSRRERDQLQAVLANMSDGVLALDAQGRIRLVNDAFRRFFRPVLSDPIGHTHVEAFRDRGLNDLIERLLAGETEESEELEISAPRRRILVVRPALIEAASGEDVRGVLVARDVTARRQIDQMRRDFVANVSHELRTPLTSILGYASALRDTGLASPAADFLGTIERNAERMNRIVGDLLDLSRIEAPGYRPEMTRFSLTALVDEIQAFLAQALAGKSQTLVRDIPADADACLADRDAVGRILTNLIDNAIKYGPEGHPITVSARRCESDLVLTVFDVGMGVPEADRPRLFERFFRVDRGRSREMGGTGLGLSIVKHLAEAHGGEARYEPNIPHGSRFIVRLPQGDAV from the coding sequence ATGGCAGACACCCGGCGCATGGGCGCGTTGTGGCGGCGGACGTGGCCATTCATCGCCGTCGGCGCCGTCTCGATCCTCGTCGCCGGTTTTTTCATTTCCCGCCAGATTCAGAAGCAATACCTGCGGCAGGCGCACGAGCGGCTGGAGCGCGAGGCGGCGGTCCTGGCGCAGACGGCCTCCATGTTATTCCGGCTGGACAACGCCCCGCTCTGGCATCAGCAGGCGCGCGAGTGGCATCGCCTTCTCGATGTCCGGGTGACCGTCATTGACTCCAGCGGACATGTGATCTCCGACAGCGATTGGCCGGAGGATTCGGCGGCGCTCTGGTCGGGACAGGTTTCGGCGGCGGCGCCGGCGGAGTCGGTCGGGGAGGACCGCTGGGCGATCGGTTATTCGCCGGTGTGGAACGCGGAATTGCTGTATGCGACCAAGCTGGTCATGCTCGATGGGCGCACCGTCGGCGCGATCCGCTTGGCGATTCCGCTCTCGGCGCTGGAGGGTTTGAAGTCCGATGTCCGTCGGATGCTGATCACCATTCTGATCATCACGGGATTGCTGCTGTTGGCCATTTCGGTCTGGGTGGGCAACAGCATCCGTCGCCCGCTGGCGCGTCTGGCGCAGACGGCGGCACGGTATTCGCGCGGCGACTGGGACGCGCGCGTGCCGGTCGATCCCTACCGCTCCTCCGACGAATTCTCCGAACTGGCGCACGATTTCAATCGCATGGCCGATGAGGTCGAATTGCGCTTCCTGCAGAGCCGGCGCGAGCGCGATCAACTGCAGGCCGTGTTGGCCAACATGTCGGATGGCGTACTGGCGCTGGACGCGCAGGGGCGTATCCGTCTGGTCAATGATGCGTTCCGCCGGTTCTTCCGTCCGGTGCTGAGCGATCCGATCGGTCACACGCATGTCGAGGCGTTTCGCGACCGGGGGCTCAACGACCTGATCGAGAGACTGCTGGCGGGAGAGACGGAGGAAAGCGAGGAGCTGGAGATTTCCGCGCCGCGTCGGCGGATTCTCGTGGTGCGTCCCGCCCTGATCGAAGCGGCCTCCGGCGAGGATGTGCGCGGGGTCTTGGTGGCGCGCGATGTCACAGCGCGGCGCCAGATCGACCAGATGCGGCGCGACTTTGTGGCCAACGTGTCACACGAACTCCGCACGCCGCTCACGTCAATCCTTGGCTATGCGTCCGCCTTGCGCGATACCGGACTGGCATCGCCTGCGGCCGACTTTCTCGGCACGATCGAGCGCAACGCTGAACGCATGAACCGGATTGTCGGCGACTTGCTCGATCTCTCGCGCATTGAAGCGCCGGGATACCGTCCCGAGATGACCCGGTTTTCCCTGACCGCTCTGGTGGATGAAATTCAGGCCTTTCTCGCGCAGGCGCTAGCCGGAAAGTCACAGACGCTGGTGCGCGACATTCCCGCCGATGCCGACGCCTGCCTGGCCGACCGCGATGCGGTGGGACGCATCCTGACCAACCTGATCGACAACGCCATCAAGTACGGCCCGGAGGGGCACCCGATCACGGTCAGCGCCCGCCGTTGCGAGAGTGATCTGGTTCTGACCGTGTTCGACGTGGGCATGGGAGTTCCCGAAGCCGACCGTCCGCGATTGTTCGAACGCTTCTTCCGCGTGGATCGCGGCCGTTCGCGGGAGATGGGCGGCACCGGCCTGGGGCTGTCGATCGTCAAGCATCTGGCCGAAGCCCACGGTGGCGAGGCCC